Proteins encoded in a region of the Paenibacillus pedocola genome:
- the rpsJ gene encoding 30S ribosomal protein S10, whose amino-acid sequence MAKQKIRIRLKAYDHRILDQSAEKIVETAKRSGAGVSGPIPLPTEKQIITILRAVHKYKDSREQFEQRTHKRLIDIVNPTPQTVDALMRLDLPSGVDIEIKL is encoded by the coding sequence ATGGCAAAGCAAAAAATTCGTATTCGCTTGAAAGCATACGACCACAGAATTCTTGATCAATCCGCAGAGAAAATCGTTGAAACAGCAAAACGTTCGGGTGCTGGTGTATCCGGGCCGATCCCGCTGCCAACTGAGAAGCAAATCATTACTATTCTCCGTGCGGTACACAAGTACAAGGATTCCCGTGAACAGTTTGAACAACGGACTCACAAACGTTTGATCGATATTGTGAATCCTACACCACAAACTGTGGATGCCTTGATGCGCTTGGATCTACCGTCCGGTGTAGATATCGAAATCAAATTGTAA
- the rplW gene encoding 50S ribosomal protein L23: MKDPRDIIKRPVITERTSEYMSELKYAFEVDIRANKTEIKKAVEAIFKVKVVSVNTMRVPGKLKRYGKYSGYTPEWKKAIVKLSPDSKPLEFFEAVE, from the coding sequence ATGAAAGATCCTCGTGATATTATCAAACGTCCGGTGATTACGGAACGCACATCCGAATACATGAGCGAATTGAAATACGCTTTTGAAGTGGATATCCGTGCTAACAAGACCGAAATCAAAAAAGCTGTCGAGGCTATTTTTAAAGTTAAAGTAGTTAGTGTGAACACAATGCGCGTACCTGGTAAACTGAAACGTTATGGCAAATACTCCGGATACACTCCAGAGTGGAAAAAAGCCATCGTGAAACTTAGCCCGGACAGCAAACCGCTCGAGTTCTTTGAAGCGGTAGAATAA
- the rplD gene encoding 50S ribosomal protein L4, which yields MPKVTLFNISGNEVGEVELSDSVFGIEPNVHVLHEAALMQRASLRRGTHKVKGRSEVRGGGRKPWKQKGTGRARQGSIRSPQWKGGGVVFGPTPRSYSWKLPKKVRRLAIKSALSSKVLENDIIVLDSLTMNAPKTKEFAAILNNLKVGTKALIVAPSYDDNVALSARNIPGVKFVAADGINVLDVLTYDKLIITKEAVLKVEEVFA from the coding sequence ATGCCAAAAGTAACACTTTTTAATATCAGTGGTAACGAAGTTGGCGAAGTTGAACTGAGTGATTCAGTATTCGGTATTGAACCGAACGTGCATGTCCTGCACGAAGCTGCACTTATGCAAAGAGCTTCCCTTCGTCGTGGTACACACAAAGTAAAAGGACGTTCTGAAGTACGTGGCGGCGGACGTAAGCCTTGGAAACAAAAAGGTACAGGTCGTGCTCGTCAAGGCTCCATTCGTTCTCCACAATGGAAAGGCGGCGGCGTAGTCTTCGGACCAACACCACGCAGCTATTCCTGGAAACTGCCTAAGAAGGTTCGTCGTTTGGCCATCAAATCCGCGCTGTCCTCGAAAGTACTCGAGAACGACATCATCGTATTGGATAGCCTGACAATGAATGCTCCGAAAACGAAAGAATTCGCAGCTATTCTGAACAACCTGAAGGTTGGTACTAAAGCTTTGATCGTAGCTCCTAGCTATGACGACAATGTAGCACTTTCCGCTCGTAACATCCCTGGGGTGAAATTCGTAGCGGCTGACGGCATCAATGTTCTTGACGTACTGACGTACGACAAACTGATCATCACTAAAGAAGCAGTTCTGAAGGTAGAGGAGGTGTTCGCGTAA
- the rplB gene encoding 50S ribosomal protein L2, with translation MPIKKYKPTSPARRGMSVSTFEEITTNQPEKSLLAPLSKKAGRNNQGKITVRHHGGGHKRKYRIIDFKRTKDGIPGSVATIEYDPNRTSNIALIHYADGEKRYIIAPKGLKVGDKVESGPAADIKVGNSLPLENIPVGTVIHNIELKPGKGGQLVRAAGTEAQLLGKEEKYVSVRLNSGEVRRILSVCRATIGSVGNEDHELIKIGKAGRSRWLGQRPEVRGVVMNPNDHPHGGGEGRAPIGRKSPMSPWGKPTLGYKTRKKNKASDKYIVRRRTK, from the coding sequence GTGCCAATCAAAAAGTACAAACCGACCTCTCCGGCAAGACGCGGTATGTCCGTGTCTACGTTTGAAGAAATTACAACAAACCAGCCTGAGAAATCGTTGCTTGCGCCGCTGAGCAAAAAAGCGGGCCGTAACAACCAAGGTAAAATTACGGTTCGTCACCACGGCGGCGGACACAAACGTAAATACCGTATTATTGACTTCAAGCGGACTAAAGACGGCATACCAGGTAGCGTTGCTACAATCGAGTATGACCCGAACCGCACATCCAATATTGCTTTGATCCACTATGCCGATGGAGAGAAACGTTACATCATCGCTCCTAAAGGACTTAAAGTTGGGGATAAAGTAGAGTCCGGCCCTGCAGCCGACATCAAAGTTGGTAACAGCCTTCCACTGGAGAACATCCCGGTAGGTACAGTTATCCACAACATCGAGTTGAAACCAGGTAAAGGCGGACAGTTGGTTCGTGCTGCTGGTACAGAAGCTCAATTGCTTGGTAAAGAAGAAAAATACGTATCCGTTCGTTTGAACTCCGGTGAAGTTCGCAGAATCTTGAGCGTTTGCCGTGCAACAATCGGTTCCGTAGGTAATGAAGATCACGAATTGATCAAAATCGGTAAAGCCGGACGCAGTCGCTGGCTTGGCCAACGTCCTGAAGTTCGCGGGGTAGTAATGAACCCTAACGACCACCCACACGGTGGTGGTGAAGGCCGCGCTCCAATCGGACGGAAATCGCCTATGTCTCCTTGGGGTAAACCAACCCTCGGCTACAAAACGCGTAAGAAAAACAAGGCATCTGATAAATATATCGTTCGCCGCCGCACAAAATAA
- the rpsS gene encoding 30S ribosomal protein S19 has product MGRSLKKGPFIDGYLLKKVEELNAAEKKVVVKTWSRRSTIFPQFIGHTFGVYDGRKHVPVYVTEDMVGHKLGEFAPTRTYKGHAGDDKKTRR; this is encoded by the coding sequence ATGGGTCGCAGTTTAAAGAAGGGGCCGTTCATCGATGGCTACCTGCTGAAAAAAGTTGAGGAATTGAACGCGGCAGAAAAGAAAGTCGTAGTTAAAACCTGGTCCCGTCGCTCAACAATTTTCCCTCAGTTTATCGGACATACGTTTGGTGTATATGACGGCCGCAAACACGTGCCAGTATACGTAACGGAAGATATGGTAGGTCACAAGTTGGGCGAGTTCGCGCCAACACGTACTTACAAAGGCCACGCGGGTGACGATAAGAAAACAAGAAGATAA
- the rplV gene encoding 50S ribosomal protein L22, whose amino-acid sequence MEAKAHARSVRISARKAKLVVDLIRGKQVGEAIAILRHTPKSASPVVEKLLNSAIANAEHNYSMDVNSLFVSEVFVNQGPTMKRFRPRAMGRASRINKRTSHITLVVSEK is encoded by the coding sequence ATGGAAGCAAAAGCACATGCTAGATCGGTGCGGATTTCTGCTCGTAAAGCGAAACTGGTTGTTGACTTGATTCGCGGCAAGCAAGTGGGGGAAGCTATTGCAATTCTTCGCCACACTCCAAAATCCGCTTCTCCGGTAGTTGAAAAACTGCTTAACTCGGCGATTGCCAATGCTGAGCACAACTACTCCATGGACGTGAACAGTTTGTTCGTTAGCGAAGTTTTCGTTAACCAGGGTCCTACTATGAAACGTTTCCGTCCGCGCGCCATGGGTCGTGCAAGCCGGATCAATAAACGTACCAGCCACATTACTTTGGTGGTATCTGAGAAATAA
- a CDS encoding Crp/Fnr family transcriptional regulator — protein sequence MNMNCNTCHNNPCVRQVPVFQGLSDHDLHIVESIIESNYYTKGNLVFREGEQSESLFIVNNGLIKLTQNNKEGKQHVLRFLFPGDYFGQFALLHNKRHYATAEVVESGLVCRMHRKDFLPLIEKNTALAFSFLMSMSEQLQQADELAGSLHILEAEKRLARLLLHISSKNQQDYGIEPAWSKIHLPAAKKDFAAMIGTTPETLSRKLNKLEAMKIIEVKNRTVVILNIKALYQIAEI from the coding sequence ATGAATATGAATTGTAACACATGCCATAACAATCCGTGTGTACGGCAGGTACCTGTATTTCAAGGCTTGTCTGATCATGATCTGCATATAGTTGAGTCTATTATAGAGTCGAATTATTATACAAAGGGGAATCTGGTATTTAGAGAGGGAGAGCAGTCCGAATCACTGTTTATAGTAAATAACGGCCTGATTAAACTGACGCAGAACAATAAGGAAGGGAAGCAGCATGTTCTTCGCTTTCTTTTCCCGGGGGATTACTTTGGGCAATTTGCCTTGCTACATAATAAGAGGCATTATGCAACTGCAGAGGTGGTGGAGAGCGGACTCGTGTGCCGGATGCATCGTAAAGATTTTCTACCCTTAATAGAAAAGAATACGGCCCTTGCCTTCAGCTTTCTGATGTCAATGAGCGAACAGTTACAACAGGCCGATGAACTTGCAGGGTCACTGCACATTTTAGAAGCGGAGAAGAGATTAGCAAGACTCCTGCTTCATATATCCTCCAAAAACCAGCAGGATTATGGAATCGAACCGGCATGGTCTAAGATTCATCTGCCAGCAGCCAAAAAGGACTTCGCAGCCATGATAGGAACAACACCTGAAACACTCAGCCGAAAGCTGAATAAGCTTGAAGCCATGAAGATTATAGAAGTTAAGAACAGGACCGTTGTTATATTAAATATCAAGGCACTCTATCAGATTGCAGAAATATAG
- the rpmC gene encoding 50S ribosomal protein L29 gives MKANELRNLTTAEIEQKIAGFKEELFNLRFQLATGQLDNPTRIRDVRKEIARAKTVIHQRVLGIS, from the coding sequence ATGAAAGCTAATGAACTTCGCAACTTAACCACTGCCGAGATTGAACAGAAGATCGCTGGATTCAAAGAAGAACTCTTCAATCTCCGTTTCCAATTGGCTACTGGCCAACTGGATAACCCGACTCGGATTCGTGATGTGCGTAAGGAAATAGCTCGTGCTAAAACCGTTATCCATCAAAGAGTACTTGGGATTAGTTAA
- a CDS encoding 4-vinyl reductase, with product MSILQYTFEDMQKMDRAILGNMVPLELFRTIRLIGLNQGLPMGGKGTTLTVGRKIGESLPVNSVDELLQLFEELKIGIPRIIFSDESRINIAVDDCFCKGLPTLEEEKMICDLEGAILEGALTKIMGHRVSVKEVKCNATGHEHCEYEVKL from the coding sequence GTGTCTATACTGCAATATACATTTGAAGACATGCAAAAGATGGACAGAGCAATACTAGGTAATATGGTTCCACTAGAGTTATTCCGAACCATACGGCTCATTGGATTAAACCAGGGTCTACCGATGGGCGGTAAAGGAACTACATTGACTGTAGGCCGAAAAATAGGTGAAAGCCTGCCGGTAAACAGTGTGGATGAGTTACTGCAGCTATTTGAAGAACTGAAGATTGGAATTCCGCGTATTATTTTTTCAGATGAGTCCAGGATCAATATTGCTGTGGATGACTGTTTTTGCAAAGGCTTGCCTACACTAGAGGAAGAGAAAATGATCTGCGATTTAGAAGGAGCAATTCTGGAGGGAGCACTAACTAAAATCATGGGTCACAGAGTTAGTGTTAAAGAAGTAAAATGTAATGCTACCGGCCATGAACATTGCGAATATGAAGTAAAACTCTAA
- the rplP gene encoding 50S ribosomal protein L16: MLVPKRVKHRKQQRGHMKGMAKGGTELNFGEFGLQALEPSWITNRQIEAARIAMTRYIKRGGQVWIKIFPDKPITQKPLEVRMGSGKGNVEKWVAVVKPGKIMFELGGVSEEIAREAMRLAAHKLPVKTKFVKREELGGEANES; this comes from the coding sequence ATGTTGGTACCAAAACGCGTTAAACACCGCAAGCAACAACGCGGTCACATGAAGGGTATGGCAAAAGGCGGTACTGAGCTGAACTTCGGCGAATTCGGCCTGCAGGCATTGGAACCATCTTGGATCACTAACCGTCAGATCGAAGCTGCCCGTATTGCAATGACACGTTACATCAAACGTGGTGGTCAGGTTTGGATCAAGATTTTCCCAGATAAGCCTATTACTCAAAAGCCTCTTGAGGTTCGTATGGGTAGTGGTAAAGGTAACGTTGAGAAATGGGTAGCCGTAGTTAAACCGGGCAAGATTATGTTCGAACTCGGAGGCGTGTCGGAAGAAATCGCTCGTGAAGCGATGCGTCTTGCCGCTCACAAGCTGCCTGTAAAGACTAAGTTTGTGAAACGTGAAGAATTGGGTGGTGAAGCAAATGAAAGCTAA
- a CDS encoding globin-coupled sensor protein: MGKCPFSFMHGIQSRNNNGATPDKRSKDSENHTPATTATLHSLHGHEELNEQMRMIDLTEEDLDLLRMMKPIVEREINYITDQFYNTVLGVNKLESIILEHSSIERLKGTLKQHIIEIFDGKVDEQYIAKRLTIAKIHKKVGLEPKWYLSAFQNLQNVFITVIYNETYKDNERLKVVQTVTKLLNLEQQLVLEAYEKENIREKEEQYLVVKNELKQKIAEFSGELIDLSMDTNAAVEQLVASSNEVNNSFRRTASTALGSQEMAKDGQGQLGSLSGQINLIYESTNEMERSVKELSSSSLQIQKIVAAVQDIADQTKILSLNATIEAARAGEYGRGFSVVASEVSRLAEDTKSTVVRIGDLTQKSAALTSQVVKEIRKVQELTKSGKEQSVETSRIFSDIVDSMQTSTQEIVTVEEEIRVLIHTIEGIGATTAQTAASAEFFKSATDNL, from the coding sequence GTGGGGAAATGTCCTTTTTCTTTTATGCATGGTATTCAGTCACGTAACAATAATGGGGCAACTCCCGACAAGCGCTCCAAGGACAGCGAGAATCATACACCTGCCACCACGGCAACCCTTCATTCGCTCCACGGGCATGAAGAGTTGAACGAACAAATGCGGATGATCGACTTGACTGAAGAGGATCTGGATCTTTTACGGATGATGAAACCTATTGTCGAACGTGAGATTAACTACATCACTGATCAATTCTACAATACGGTCCTTGGTGTAAATAAACTGGAGAGCATCATTCTAGAGCACAGCAGCATTGAACGCCTCAAAGGAACCTTGAAACAACATATTATTGAAATCTTTGACGGCAAAGTGGATGAGCAATACATAGCCAAACGTTTGACAATAGCTAAAATTCACAAAAAAGTCGGCCTCGAACCCAAATGGTACTTATCGGCATTTCAGAATCTGCAGAATGTATTTATTACGGTAATATACAATGAAACGTATAAAGACAATGAGCGGTTAAAGGTAGTACAAACCGTAACCAAACTTCTGAATCTTGAACAGCAACTGGTGCTCGAAGCCTATGAGAAAGAGAACATCCGGGAGAAGGAAGAACAATACCTGGTTGTTAAAAATGAACTGAAACAGAAAATCGCTGAGTTTAGCGGAGAGCTGATAGATCTGAGCATGGACACTAACGCGGCTGTAGAGCAGCTGGTGGCGAGTAGTAATGAAGTGAACAATTCATTCCGCCGCACTGCCTCCACCGCTCTTGGGTCGCAGGAGATGGCTAAGGATGGACAGGGACAACTTGGCAGCCTTAGCGGTCAGATTAATCTTATATATGAGAGTACGAATGAAATGGAACGGTCGGTAAAAGAGTTAAGCAGTTCTTCTTTGCAAATCCAGAAGATTGTGGCTGCTGTACAGGATATAGCCGATCAGACCAAAATTCTTTCATTAAATGCTACAATAGAGGCCGCCCGTGCAGGTGAATATGGCAGAGGCTTCAGTGTCGTTGCCAGTGAGGTCAGCCGGCTTGCAGAAGACACCAAGAGCACTGTAGTACGTATCGGAGACTTAACCCAAAAATCGGCAGCGCTGACTAGCCAGGTAGTCAAGGAAATCCGTAAGGTGCAGGAACTGACGAAAAGCGGAAAAGAGCAGTCCGTAGAGACGAGCAGAATCTTCAGCGATATCGTGGACTCGATGCAGACTAGTACACAGGAAATAGTAACTGTTGAGGAAGAGATCAGAGTATTAATTCATACTATTGAAGGAATTGGTGCTACAACGGCACAAACTGCGGCTTCGGCTGAGTTTTTCAAGTCTGCAACGGATAATCTTTAA
- the rplC gene encoding 50S ribosomal protein L3, whose protein sequence is MKGILGKKLGMTQVFTPEGNVIAVSVIEAGPCVVLQKKDLNIDGYEAVQLGFSDKKESRSNKPEQGHAKKANATPKRYVREIRGVDLGALEVGQELKADIFAEGEFVDVTGTSKGKGFQGNIKRWGQSRGPMAHGSRYHRRPGSMGSIQANRVPKGKRLPGHMGHTTVTVQKLEIIKVDVERNVLLVKGAIPGPKNSFVKVKETVKK, encoded by the coding sequence TTGAAAGGTATCTTAGGAAAAAAACTCGGTATGACTCAAGTGTTTACTCCAGAAGGTAACGTGATCGCAGTATCGGTTATCGAAGCAGGCCCTTGTGTAGTACTGCAAAAGAAAGACCTGAATATCGACGGATATGAAGCAGTGCAGTTGGGCTTTTCTGATAAGAAAGAAAGTCGCTCCAACAAGCCTGAACAAGGTCACGCCAAAAAGGCAAATGCAACACCTAAGCGCTACGTTCGTGAAATTCGCGGTGTTGACCTCGGGGCACTCGAGGTTGGACAAGAGCTGAAGGCTGATATCTTCGCTGAAGGCGAATTTGTTGACGTAACTGGCACAAGCAAAGGTAAAGGTTTCCAAGGTAACATCAAACGTTGGGGACAAAGCCGCGGACCAATGGCTCACGGATCGCGTTATCACAGAAGACCGGGTTCCATGGGTTCCATTCAAGCTAACCGCGTTCCTAAGGGCAAACGCCTTCCAGGACACATGGGTCACACGACCGTAACGGTTCAGAAGCTTGAAATCATCAAAGTTGATGTTGAACGTAACGTATTGCTGGTTAAAGGCGCTATCCCAGGTCCTAAGAACAGCTTCGTGAAAGTTAAAGAAACCGTTAAAAAATAA
- the tuf gene encoding elongation factor Tu, translating to MAKAKFERNKPHVNIGTIGHVDHGKTTLTAAITTVLSKKYGGAAVAFDQIDKAPEERERGITISTAHVEYETPNRHYAHVDCPGHADYVKNMITGAAQMDGAILVVSAADGPMPQTREHILLSRQVGVPYIVVFLNKCDMVEDEELLELVEMEVRDLLSEYDFPGDDTPIIRGSAREALQNPEGDYAQKIVEMFETIDTYIPLPERQTDKPFLMPVEDVFSITGRGTVATGRVERGTVKVGEEIEIVGIHEEKKKSVVTGVEMFRKLLDSAQAGDNIGALLRGVDRNMIERGQVLAKPNSVNPHTEFTAQIYVLTKEEGGRHKPFFTGYRPQFYFRTTDVTGIINLPEGTEMVMPGDNITVTVQLISPIAIEEGTKFSIREGGRTVGAGSVASIQK from the coding sequence ATGGCAAAGGCAAAGTTTGAACGTAACAAACCACACGTTAACATCGGTACTATCGGTCACGTCGACCATGGTAAAACGACTCTGACTGCTGCAATCACAACTGTATTGTCCAAAAAATACGGTGGTGCCGCTGTAGCTTTCGACCAAATCGACAAAGCTCCTGAAGAACGCGAACGTGGTATCACTATTTCCACAGCTCACGTTGAATATGAAACTCCTAACCGTCACTACGCTCACGTAGACTGCCCTGGACACGCCGACTATGTTAAAAACATGATCACTGGCGCAGCGCAAATGGACGGAGCTATCCTGGTTGTATCCGCAGCTGACGGCCCTATGCCACAGACTCGCGAACACATCCTGCTGTCCCGTCAAGTAGGTGTTCCTTACATCGTCGTATTCCTGAACAAATGCGATATGGTTGAAGACGAAGAGTTGCTTGAACTGGTTGAAATGGAAGTTCGCGACTTGCTGAGCGAATACGACTTCCCAGGCGATGATACTCCAATCATCCGTGGATCTGCTCGTGAAGCTCTGCAAAACCCTGAAGGCGACTATGCACAAAAAATCGTTGAAATGTTTGAAACGATTGACACGTACATCCCGCTTCCAGAACGTCAAACTGACAAACCATTCTTGATGCCTGTCGAAGACGTATTCTCCATCACTGGCCGCGGTACTGTGGCAACTGGTCGCGTAGAACGCGGAACAGTTAAAGTCGGAGAAGAAATCGAAATCGTTGGTATTCACGAAGAAAAGAAAAAATCCGTTGTTACAGGCGTTGAAATGTTCCGTAAATTGCTCGATTCCGCACAAGCGGGCGACAACATCGGCGCATTGCTGCGTGGTGTAGACCGTAACATGATCGAGCGTGGCCAAGTATTGGCTAAGCCGAACTCCGTTAACCCACACACTGAGTTCACTGCTCAGATCTACGTTCTGACTAAAGAAGAAGGCGGACGTCACAAACCATTCTTCACTGGTTACCGTCCACAGTTCTACTTCCGTACAACTGACGTTACAGGTATCATCAACCTGCCAGAAGGTACTGAAATGGTTATGCCTGGTGATAACATCACTGTAACCGTACAACTGATCTCCCCAATCGCGATTGAAGAAGGTACTAAATTCTCCATTCGTGAAGGCGGACGTACAGTTGGTGCAGGTTCCGTAGCTTCTATCCAAAAATAA
- the rplN gene encoding 50S ribosomal protein L14, with translation MIQPFTRLHVADNSGAKELMCIRVLGGTGRRTAAIGDLIVCSVKQATPGGVVKKGDVVKAVVVRTKRSVRRKDGSYISFDENAAVVVKDDRSPRGTRIFGPVARELRDKDYMKIVSLAPEVI, from the coding sequence ATGATTCAACCATTTACACGTTTGCATGTGGCTGACAACTCTGGTGCGAAGGAACTGATGTGTATCCGCGTACTGGGTGGTACTGGACGCCGTACAGCAGCAATCGGTGATCTGATCGTTTGTTCCGTTAAACAAGCAACACCAGGCGGCGTTGTCAAAAAGGGTGATGTTGTTAAAGCGGTGGTTGTTCGTACTAAACGTTCTGTTCGCCGTAAAGACGGTTCTTACATCTCTTTCGACGAAAACGCAGCTGTTGTTGTTAAAGACGACAGAAGCCCACGCGGAACACGTATCTTCGGACCAGTTGCTCGCGAACTTCGCGATAAAGACTACATGAAGATCGTTTCCTTGGCACCGGAAGTAATCTAA
- the rpsC gene encoding 30S ribosomal protein S3 yields the protein MGQKVNPIGLRIGIIRDWESKWYAGKDFGTLLMEDVKIREYLKGKLKDSSVSRIEIERAASRVNVTIHTAKPGMVIGKGGAEVEVLRSAVTAIAGGKKVHININEIKHPELDAILVAESIAQQLERRVSFRRALKQAIQRTMRSGAKGIKTQVGGRLGGAEIARSEGYSEGTVPLHTLRADIDYGTAEAHTTYGRIGVKVWIYRGEVLPPAKKQAAQEGGN from the coding sequence GTGGGTCAAAAGGTAAATCCAATCGGACTCCGAATCGGTATTATTCGCGATTGGGAATCGAAATGGTATGCAGGTAAAGATTTCGGTACTCTTTTAATGGAAGACGTCAAAATCCGTGAATACCTTAAAGGCAAGTTGAAAGATTCCTCTGTTTCCCGCATCGAGATTGAAAGAGCGGCAAGCCGAGTGAATGTTACTATTCACACTGCTAAACCAGGTATGGTAATTGGTAAAGGCGGAGCAGAAGTAGAAGTACTTCGCAGCGCAGTTACAGCAATTGCCGGTGGCAAAAAAGTCCACATCAACATCAACGAAATTAAGCACCCTGAATTGGATGCAATTCTTGTTGCTGAAAGCATTGCACAACAATTGGAACGTCGTGTATCGTTCCGTCGTGCTCTGAAACAAGCGATTCAAAGAACTATGCGTTCCGGCGCAAAGGGAATCAAAACTCAAGTTGGCGGACGTCTTGGCGGCGCTGAGATTGCCCGTTCAGAAGGTTATAGCGAAGGAACAGTTCCACTTCATACGCTTCGTGCCGATATCGATTACGGAACGGCTGAAGCACATACTACTTATGGCCGTATCGGCGTAAAAGTATGGATCTACCGTGGAGAAGTTCTTCCCCCAGCTAAGAAACAAGCTGCTCAGGAAGGAGGCAACTAA
- a CDS encoding cupin domain-containing protein: MEKKMITEAIHYQEDRFTKKILFQKGDSVVFVLNFMPGQQLPVHKHPGADVYIYALKGSGTITVNDVTQEFSEEEVIHIAEDDSFAYHNSSNSPASLHVVISKLPSPAYAKEI, encoded by the coding sequence ATGGAAAAGAAAATGATAACAGAGGCCATACATTATCAAGAAGATCGGTTCACCAAAAAAATACTGTTTCAAAAAGGGGATAGCGTTGTCTTTGTCCTCAATTTTATGCCTGGCCAGCAGTTGCCCGTGCATAAGCACCCCGGTGCAGACGTATATATCTATGCTCTAAAAGGGAGCGGCACCATTACAGTAAATGATGTAACGCAGGAATTCAGCGAAGAGGAAGTTATCCATATTGCTGAGGATGATTCCTTCGCCTACCATAACAGCAGCAATTCCCCTGCAAGTCTTCATGTCGTAATCTCCAAGCTGCCCAGCCCAGCCTATGCCAAAGAAATCTAA
- the rpsQ gene encoding 30S ribosomal protein S17 → MSEERNARKVLIGKVVSDKMDKTIVIAVETYKKHNLYHKRIKSTKKFKAHDEENVAKIGDVVKIMETRPLSKDKRWRLVEVVEAAVII, encoded by the coding sequence ATGAGCGAAGAACGTAATGCACGTAAAGTGCTGATCGGTAAAGTAGTCAGCGATAAAATGGATAAAACCATCGTAATTGCTGTTGAAACCTATAAAAAGCACAACTTGTATCACAAACGCATCAAGTCCACGAAGAAATTCAAGGCACATGATGAGGAAAACGTTGCGAAAATCGGTGATGTTGTTAAAATCATGGAAACTCGTCCGTTGTCCAAGGACAAACGCTGGAGACTTGTTGAAGTGGTAGAAGCAGCGGTTATCATCTAA